GACAATGGAGTGTTCATGCGCACCACGGAAGGCCCAAAGCGCATAGACGTGATTTATCGGCGCATCGACGACGATTTTCTCGATCCGCTGGCGTTTCGTGAAGATTCGATGCTGGGCGTGCCGGGATTGGTGTCGGTGTATCGCAACGGCGGCGTCACGCTAGCCAATGCGATCGGTACCGGCGTGGCCGATGACAAAGCTACTTATACCTATGTGCCCGAGATGGTGCGTTTTTATCTGGGCGAGGAGCCTATTTTGTCCAATGTGCCCACGTATAAACTGGAAAATCCCGACGATTTGAAATATGTGTTAGAGCATCTGGAGGAGCTGGTGGTCAAGGAAGTGCAGGGTTCCGGCGGTTATGGCATGTTGGTGGGGCCGACCTCGTCCAAACAGCAGATAGAGGATTTTCGGGCGCGGATTTTGGCCGAACCCGACAATTACATCGCCCAACCGACTCTGGCTTTGTCGACTTGTCCGACGTTGGTTGAACAAGGGGTGGCGCCGCGCCATGTGGACTTGCGACCGTTTGTGTTGTCCGGCAAAACCACCACGCTGGTGCCGGGCGGCTTATGCCGAGTAGCGATGCGGGAAGGTTCACTGGTGGTGAACTCCTCGCAGGGCGGCGGCACTAAGGACACTTGGGTATTGCACGGAGACTCAACATGCTAAGCCGCACCGCCGACCATCTTTACTGGATGGCCCGTTATATCGAGCGCGCCGAGAATATGGCGCGGGTGCTGGACGTCACTTATCGGATGTCACTGGTCGCCAATAGCGCCTACGACGAAGCCGCACGCTGGAAACCCCCGGTGCAGATTGCCGACGATATCGAGGCTTTCGAGAAAAACTACTCCGGCTACACTGCGGTCAATGTGATTCAGTTCATGGCTTTGGATGAGCGTAACCCGTCCAGCATCGTCAGTGCTCTTAACTCGGCGCGCGAAAACGCGCGTGCCGTCCGAGTGGCGATGTCTTCGGAAATGTGGGAGACCGTCAATGCCTTATGGTTGGAACTTAGGCAACGGATTCGACAAGGTTTACGAGAAGCTGAGATCAGCGAATTTTGCGATTGGGTGAAATCGCGTTCGCACCTGTTTCGCGGTGTTACCTTCGGCACCATGTTGCGCGACGACAGTTACAAGTTCGTGCGTTTGGGCAGCTTTGTCGAACGGGCCGACAATACCGCTAGACTCCTGGATGCCAAGTATCAATTGCTGTTGCCGGCCGTGGAAGCTCCCGAGGGTCAGGTCGATTATTACGAATGGAGTTCCTTGCTGCGTTCGGTATCGGCATTCGAGGCCTATCAAAAAGTATTTCGAGATACCATCGAGCCCTGGAAAGTGGCCGAGTTACTGGTTTTACGCGACGACATGCCGCGCTCCTTGCATGCCTGTTACGACGAACTAGCGCCTATCCTGGAGCAACTGTGTCGGCAGCGCGGCCGGGAGTGTCTGCGCTTGGCCGGCGAAAATCATGCGCGGCTGCATTACGGGCGGATGGCCGACATTTTTAAGACGGGCTTGCATCAGTTTTTGCAGGATTTCATTTTGCGCAACAACGCGCTCGGCGTTGAAATTCAGCGGGCCTTTCTTAATGGACCGGAATAAGTCCTTGCGTAAACAGTGCTGTAAGTAATTGCTGCACCGACTGTTTAAGCAAAATTTTGGCGATCCAGCCTAGCGGACAAATAGAGTTAGAGGAAAACGGATGATAAATTCACTGATCCACCCCAAACAGGGCGACAAGGCCAATTCGCCCTGGTTTGACGAGTTTCTGGTCAAGTTGCTGGAAAACCGGGATCGAACCGGCCTGACCGAAATGATCCGCGAAATCGATGCGTTAATGTTGACGGTGGAGCCAGACTGTTCGGCGGCCTATGTCAGCGAATTGGCCTTGATGACGCCTTACCACTATTTGGTCACTTTACAGTCCGAGAGCCATTGGACTCACGTGCTGCGGATTGATATGAATTCGCCGGACTTGTTGGTGCGGGAAGTGCGTGCACCCGGTCGGGCTGACATTTTCCGCAGTCTGAACGAGGTGTATCCGATTGGCGCCCACAAGCCTAACTCGCGCTATATGGGTGAGATTTTCCGGGTCAGTAACCTGCATGAAGTGGTCGAGCAGCAAAAAGCCAGGGAAATTCGCTTTTTTAATCAGGATCAAATTCGCAAACTGGAATTGCCCGGCAATATGGCCATCGTCAAACCGTCGCCGTATACCCATAACATCGTCGCTTACTGGGAAAGGCCGCCGGAGGACATCCGAGTATATGCCTTGGGAAACAGCATCATCCTCGATGAAGTGAATCGCGGCTATCTGCAAGCCAAGGAAATTCAGGAGGAATTGGGGCTGGATAAACTGATTCGGCCCATCGATCATTTAGCCACCCGGGTTTACAGCCAGAATCGGGAAGTGGCGATTTTGGAATATTTGACGCTCTCCAGTTATTACTATTGGGGGTCCTACGATATTGCCAATCAGAATTCTTCGACCAACGTCACCAAAAGCATTCATTATCCCGAGGAACGCATTAGTCCGGCCAAAGTGTTTACCGCCGCCAATCATCCGTA
The window above is part of the Methylomonas sp. ZR1 genome. Proteins encoded here:
- a CDS encoding alpha-E domain-containing protein — protein: MLSRTADHLYWMARYIERAENMARVLDVTYRMSLVANSAYDEAARWKPPVQIADDIEAFEKNYSGYTAVNVIQFMALDERNPSSIVSALNSARENARAVRVAMSSEMWETVNALWLELRQRIRQGLREAEISEFCDWVKSRSHLFRGVTFGTMLRDDSYKFVRLGSFVERADNTARLLDAKYQLLLPAVEAPEGQVDYYEWSSLLRSVSAFEAYQKVFRDTIEPWKVAELLVLRDDMPRSLHACYDELAPILEQLCRQRGRECLRLAGENHARLHYGRMADIFKTGLHQFLQDFILRNNALGVEIQRAFLNGPE